CTATTGTGATTTCTACTCACAGACTGATTTGAGCCAGGAGGATGACTGCCTGGCGGCCATAAACCGGGAACTGGCATATCTCGGTGAAAGATACGGCCGGCTCTGGACCGAAACTTTGTACCTGGGCGGAGGAACACCCTCGCTGCTCAAAACAGAGAATCTGTTCTGGCTGATTTATAACATCTTTCAGACTTTTCCGAGCTCTAAAATTCGCTCCGCTCCGGAGATCACAATCGAACTCAATCCCGATGATGTCACTGATATTAAGCTCGAGGCTTACCGCAATATGGGAATCAATCGTATCTCACTGGGACTGCAGACTTTCAATGACAGGCTCCTGCGTTTAATCAACCGCCGGCATAACTCGAATGACAGCCGTCGGGCGATGGAGAAAGTCCGCCAGGCCGGTTTTGATAACCTATCGGTCGACCTGATCTTCGCCATCCCGGGACAGTCCCTTGAAGACATAGAAAACGACCTCGAACAGGTTTTGAGGTTCTCTCCTGAACATATTTCAATTTACTGCCTCACATTTGAACCGGAAACCCGTTTCGACCAGCTCCGCCGTGAGGGCAGGCTCGAACCGCAGGACGAAAAAAAGCAGGCTGTGGCATACAGATTTATTCGCGGGTTTCTCCAAGGGCGCGGTTACCGGCATTACGAAATCTCGAATTTCTGCCTTCCCGGCAGGACCTGCAGGCACAACCTCAACTACTGGCATTGCGGCAACTACATTGGACTGGGTCCCGCCGCCCACTCCCATATTGACGATCAGCGCTGGAGTAACAGCTATGACCTTCCCGAATATATCCGCAGGCTGTCCAGCGATAATTCAGCTGTCGAATTCGAGGAAAAACTCGACCGGAAGATGCAAGCGGAAGAGCTGGTGCTGATGTCCCTGCGACTGCGCGAGGGCCTCAATCTCAAGCTCTACAAGAAGATAAGCGGTCAGGATATACTCCTTAAGAGAGATGCCCTAATCAATGATCTAATTGAAAATCGATTGATCGAACTGGCCGGCGATCAGCTTCGACTCACGGCCGAAGGTTTTTTAATTGCCGACCAGATAATTCTCGAGCTGGCCTGATTGCGGCATTCCGACAGCCGTCAGTGCTTGGGAGCCACGCAGAGCAAAATGTTCGGGTTGTCCGCCATTGATTCAAGCCTCTGGCCTGATGAGCGTGACGATGCGATAACGACTCTGTCTGGATTTTTGGGCCTGCACTCGATATCACCTGCGTGACGCTGGACAGGGCACCTGAAAGTCGGGTCATTTTTTCTCAAACGACGGATAGCTTCCCTCCTGGAATATGATTTTACGGCGATATTTATACGAGTATGTCGTGAATTAGATTATGTCGGTCGGCAGCCGGACTGCTTTAGCACTATTTCCCCGAATACGTCCTGTTTTTCGCGCTGAGTGCTGAAAATGATCGCTTTTTCGTTGCGAGAGATTAAATTAAGTTGTAAGTATGGATTCTGAACATGGAATTATTCGACGAAAAAGATGAGAGCTTAAATACCGGGCAACCGCGCCCCCTGGCGGAGCGCATGCGTCCGGAGAAGCTAAATGATATCATCGGGCAAAACCATCTCGTGGGCGAAAACTCTCCGATACGGGTCGCTCTCCGGAAAGGTTACCTGCCTTCAATGATTCTCTGGGGACCACCCGGCTCAGGCAAGACCACGATTGCCTCGGTCATCGCCAGGCAGGTCGAGGCGCGTTTTATTTTTCTCTCGGCGGTCTCTGCAGGGATCAAGGACGCGCGCAGAATTGTCACCG
This genomic interval from Candidatus Zixiibacteriota bacterium contains the following:
- the hemW gene encoding radical SAM family heme chaperone HemW, whose protein sequence is YCDFYSQTDLSQEDDCLAAINRELAYLGERYGRLWTETLYLGGGTPSLLKTENLFWLIYNIFQTFPSSKIRSAPEITIELNPDDVTDIKLEAYRNMGINRISLGLQTFNDRLLRLINRRHNSNDSRRAMEKVRQAGFDNLSVDLIFAIPGQSLEDIENDLEQVLRFSPEHISIYCLTFEPETRFDQLRREGRLEPQDEKKQAVAYRFIRGFLQGRGYRHYEISNFCLPGRTCRHNLNYWHCGNYIGLGPAAHSHIDDQRWSNSYDLPEYIRRLSSDNSAVEFEEKLDRKMQAEELVLMSLRLREGLNLKLYKKISGQDILLKRDALINDLIENRLIELAGDQLRLTAEGFLIADQIILELA